A single region of the Bacteroides luhongzhouii genome encodes:
- a CDS encoding GtrA family protein, with product MIRISKAILDKHPDWRDKFWQFVRFGVVGTISSAIHYGVYCLVLLVANANISFTAGYAVGFVCNYFLTTFFTFRSKPSSHNAIGFSFSHLINYLLEIGLLNLFLWIGAGELLAPILVMIIVVPINFLILHFVYIYKGRK from the coding sequence ATGATCAGAATAAGTAAGGCTATACTCGACAAGCATCCGGACTGGCGGGATAAGTTCTGGCAATTCGTCCGTTTTGGAGTCGTCGGCACAATATCTTCGGCCATTCATTATGGCGTATATTGCCTGGTCTTGTTGGTTGCGAATGCCAACATCTCCTTTACGGCAGGTTATGCAGTGGGATTTGTCTGTAACTACTTTCTGACTACTTTCTTCACTTTTCGTTCCAAGCCATCCTCTCATAATGCGATCGGCTTTAGTTTTAGCCATCTGATTAATTACTTGCTTGAAATCGGTTTGCTGAACCTCTTCCTTTGGATAGGGGCGGGTGAACTGCTGGCACCGATATTGGTAATGATCATTGTGGTACCGATCAATTTCCTGATTCTTCATTTCGTCTACATCTACAAAGGGAGAAAATAA
- a CDS encoding LTA synthase family protein, whose product MKRFLNLVVYILTIHVSALLITGLFRLVLFISSYHQLTSEALSDKSLSVLAFVHGVWFDNVIGCYILLLPLAVAVVCGVCNYYGKALFRFFTIFFSVFYGLVYLISASDIPYFAYFFKHINSSIFEWFGYAGTTAGMILGESAYYLSIGLFLLFLVGFTVWLVCLAHYFHRRSLTISAPFPYWKRGVAALVGACLIGLCIFGIRGRTGYNPIKVSAAYFCQDAFLNQLGVSPTFNLLTSVMDDMRPENKYLHLMDEQEAIAKAQALLNRPGEAAVSPLAVYRHASKPDSVQQGRPNVVLIMMESMSSKLMKHFGQSETLTPFLDSLYTRSISFRNFYSAGIHTNHGLYATLYSFPAMMKRNLMKGSVIPRYSGLPTVLKENGYYNLFFMTHEGQYDNMNAFFRTNGYDEVFSQEDYPADKVVNSFGVQDDFLYDYAVPVLNRRAATGEPFFATLLSISNHPPYVIPPFFHPKTSEPETQIVEYADWALRKFFEEARKQPWFDNTIFVLEGDHGKLVGDAECELPESYNHIPLMIYSSRIHPEEKNTFGGQVDIQPTILGLLNIDYLQNNFGVDLLKEKRPCMFYTADNMIVGRNDTLLYLYNYETQQEFTYHIDNGKLKAVPMDDHFLPLKEYSFSMLQSAEFLVKHGKTVNSLPFTQQ is encoded by the coding sequence ATGAAACGTTTTCTAAATCTTGTAGTATATATACTTACGATACATGTTTCGGCTTTGCTGATCACAGGACTGTTTCGCCTGGTACTTTTTATCTCATCCTATCATCAATTGACTTCTGAAGCCTTGTCGGATAAGAGCCTGTCGGTGCTTGCTTTTGTACATGGTGTCTGGTTTGATAATGTGATAGGTTGCTACATACTTCTGTTGCCGCTGGCAGTTGCGGTGGTATGTGGAGTATGCAACTATTATGGGAAAGCGTTGTTCCGTTTCTTTACGATCTTTTTCAGTGTCTTTTATGGATTGGTTTATTTAATCAGTGCGTCGGACATTCCTTATTTTGCCTATTTCTTTAAACATATCAACTCTTCCATATTCGAATGGTTCGGTTATGCGGGGACTACTGCCGGAATGATACTGGGTGAAAGTGCCTATTACCTGTCCATCGGATTATTCCTGCTCTTTTTGGTCGGGTTTACAGTATGGCTTGTCTGTCTGGCGCATTATTTCCACCGTCGCAGCCTTACCATTTCCGCTCCGTTTCCTTATTGGAAGAGAGGAGTTGCGGCTTTGGTTGGAGCTTGTCTGATCGGCCTCTGCATCTTTGGAATTCGGGGGCGTACAGGTTATAATCCGATCAAAGTGAGTGCGGCATATTTCTGTCAGGATGCTTTTCTGAATCAGTTGGGAGTAAGTCCCACTTTTAATCTGCTGACGAGTGTGATGGATGATATGCGTCCTGAAAATAAGTACTTGCATCTGATGGATGAGCAGGAAGCCATAGCTAAGGCGCAAGCCCTGCTCAACCGTCCGGGAGAGGCAGCCGTATCACCATTGGCTGTGTACAGGCATGCTTCAAAACCAGATAGCGTGCAGCAAGGTCGGCCCAATGTTGTACTGATTATGATGGAATCTATGTCCAGTAAACTGATGAAGCATTTCGGGCAATCAGAGACGCTGACTCCTTTCCTGGATAGTCTGTATACCCGTTCTATTAGCTTCCGTAATTTCTATTCGGCAGGAATCCATACGAATCATGGTTTGTATGCCACCTTATATTCTTTCCCGGCGATGATGAAACGGAACCTTATGAAAGGTTCTGTCATTCCCCGCTATTCGGGACTGCCTACTGTTCTGAAAGAAAATGGTTATTATAACCTTTTCTTTATGACGCACGAAGGGCAGTATGACAATATGAACGCATTCTTCCGGACAAACGGCTATGACGAAGTGTTCTCACAAGAAGATTATCCGGCTGATAAGGTTGTGAATAGCTTTGGAGTGCAGGATGATTTCCTGTATGACTATGCAGTTCCCGTATTGAATCGGCGGGCTGCCACCGGAGAGCCTTTCTTTGCTACTTTGTTGTCCATCAGCAATCATCCGCCGTATGTGATACCTCCTTTCTTCCATCCGAAAACGAGTGAACCCGAGACGCAGATTGTTGAGTACGCGGATTGGGCTTTGCGTAAGTTTTTTGAAGAGGCACGTAAACAGCCTTGGTTTGATAATACGATATTTGTGTTGGAAGGAGATCATGGCAAACTGGTGGGAGACGCCGAATGTGAGTTGCCGGAATCTTATAACCATATCCCGCTGATGATTTACTCCAGTCGTATTCATCCGGAAGAGAAAAACACTTTTGGAGGTCAGGTAGATATACAGCCCACGATATTGGGGCTGCTGAATATTGATTATCTGCAGAATAATTTTGGAGTGGATTTGTTGAAGGAAAAACGTCCCTGTATGTTTTATACTGCCGACAATATGATTGTGGGACGCAATGATACGTTATTGTATCTTTATAATTACGAGACGCAGCAGGAATTCACTTATCATATAGACAATGGCAAATTGAAAGCCGTCCCGATGGACGATCACTTTCTGCCTTTAAAAGAATATAGTTTTTCCATGCTCCAATCGGCAGAGTTCCTTGTGAAGCATGGAAAAACGGTAAATTCGCTCCCTTTTACTCAACAATAG
- a CDS encoding ArnT family glycosyltransferase: MKTLTSSKAFWLLLVICVVTILPFLGLSEYHTKGEPRESIVSYSMLDSGNWILPRNNGGEMAYKPPFFHWSIAAVSAVVNGGQVTEMTSRLPSAIALIAMTLCGFLFFAKRKGVQLSLLAAFITLTNFELHRAGANCRVDMVLTALTVGALYCLYKWYEKGLKGIPWLAILLMSCGTLTKGPVGTIIPCLVVGIFLLLRGVNFFKAFLLLSAWAILSLILPFCWYVAAYQQGGEEFLALVMEENLGRMTNTMSYNSCVNPWHYNFVTLFAGYVPWTLLAVLSLFSLTYHKFSIRPAAWWKRFTAWIKNMDPVDLFSFTSIVVIFVFYCIPQSKRSVYLMPIYPFIAYFLAKYLFYLVKKQSKVIKVYGSILAVISLLLFTCFIVLKCGLIPETIFHGRHAQDNINFMRAIQNISGAGALFLVAVPTVLGIYWWFYQRKHTLSNRFLYALVVLTMGLYLALDGAYQPAALNSKSVKFVAAEIEKIAPESEGTIYEFIEESLHAAGDPVHYFEINFYLHNRLDNFYQKRPAKGFLLIGTNDAEKYLPEFEKEGYQFEQVYESPKRVLRQIAKVYKFVKNEQPENTETTPIVE, encoded by the coding sequence ATGAAAACATTGACTTCAAGTAAAGCTTTCTGGCTGTTATTAGTCATTTGCGTAGTTACTATCTTGCCTTTCCTCGGCTTGTCGGAGTACCACACGAAAGGTGAGCCTCGCGAATCCATTGTTTCCTACTCCATGCTGGATAGCGGAAACTGGATCTTACCCAGAAACAACGGAGGAGAAATGGCTTATAAACCACCTTTCTTTCATTGGAGCATCGCTGCTGTATCAGCAGTAGTGAACGGAGGGCAAGTCACAGAAATGACTTCCCGCCTGCCATCCGCCATCGCCTTGATCGCCATGACTCTCTGCGGTTTTCTGTTCTTTGCCAAAAGAAAAGGAGTGCAACTGTCGTTGCTGGCTGCCTTTATCACTCTGACTAATTTCGAGTTACACCGGGCCGGAGCAAACTGCCGGGTGGACATGGTGCTGACAGCGCTCACTGTCGGTGCTCTTTATTGTCTCTACAAATGGTATGAGAAAGGGCTCAAAGGCATTCCCTGGCTGGCCATTCTCCTGATGAGCTGCGGAACACTGACTAAAGGACCGGTAGGCACTATCATTCCATGTTTAGTTGTAGGCATATTCTTGTTACTCCGGGGTGTCAACTTCTTCAAGGCATTCCTGCTACTTTCCGCCTGGGCTATCCTTTCTCTCATTCTGCCCTTCTGTTGGTACGTAGCCGCCTACCAACAAGGCGGAGAAGAATTCCTCGCATTAGTGATGGAGGAAAACCTCGGCCGCATGACCAATACCATGAGTTATAATTCATGCGTGAACCCCTGGCACTATAATTTTGTGACCTTATTTGCCGGATACGTCCCCTGGACACTGTTGGCCGTACTTTCCCTGTTCAGCCTGACTTACCATAAGTTCAGCATCCGGCCGGCCGCCTGGTGGAAACGTTTCACTGCATGGATAAAGAATATGGATCCGGTGGATTTATTCTCTTTCACCAGCATCGTCGTAATCTTCGTTTTCTACTGCATCCCGCAGAGCAAACGCAGTGTCTATCTGATGCCTATCTATCCTTTCATCGCTTATTTCCTTGCCAAATATTTATTTTATCTGGTCAAGAAGCAATCCAAAGTCATTAAAGTATATGGAAGTATTCTTGCGGTAATCAGTCTGTTGCTGTTCACTTGCTTCATTGTGTTAAAATGCGGACTCATCCCGGAAACAATTTTCCACGGGCGTCACGCACAGGACAACATTAATTTCATGCGCGCCATACAGAATATCAGCGGCGCAGGAGCCTTGTTTCTGGTTGCCGTTCCTACCGTCCTCGGTATCTACTGGTGGTTCTATCAACGGAAACACACATTGAGCAACCGCTTCTTGTATGCTCTCGTCGTGCTTACCATGGGATTATACCTTGCGTTGGACGGTGCTTATCAGCCGGCAGCATTAAATTCGAAATCCGTCAAATTCGTCGCTGCAGAGATCGAAAAGATTGCGCCGGAAAGCGAAGGAACTATTTACGAATTCATTGAAGAAAGTCTGCATGCGGCAGGTGACCCTGTGCATTACTTCGAGATTAATTTCTATCTGCATAACCGTCTCGACAACTTCTATCAGAAACGTCCTGCCAAAGGCTTCTTGCTGATCGGTACCAATGACGCAGAAAAATATCTTCCTGAATTTGAGAAGGAGGGGTATCAGTTTGAACAGGTTTACGAATCTCCCAAACGAGTGCTCCGGCAAATAGCCAAAGTATACAAGTTCGTTAAAAACGAACAGCCTGAAAATACCGAAACGACCCCTATTGTTGAGTAA
- a CDS encoding viroplasmin family protein: MAKQKFYVVWEGVTPGIYTSWTDCQLQIKGYEAAKYKSFDTREEAERALTMSPYAYIGKNAKSKAGGSKPSSDTLPSCVIDNSLAVDAACSGNPGPMEYRGVHIASRQEIFHFGPMKGTNNIGEFLAIVHGLALLKNKGFDMPIYSDSANAISWVRQKKCKTKLPRTPETEELFLLIERAEKWLRGNTYTTHILKWETKEWGEIPADFGRK, encoded by the coding sequence ATGGCTAAACAGAAATTTTATGTCGTATGGGAGGGAGTCACACCCGGGATTTACACTTCCTGGACGGACTGCCAGCTTCAAATCAAAGGATACGAAGCTGCCAAATACAAATCATTCGATACGCGCGAAGAAGCGGAACGCGCGTTGACAATGTCCCCCTATGCTTATATCGGCAAAAATGCAAAGTCTAAAGCAGGAGGTTCCAAACCTTCGTCAGATACTTTACCCTCTTGCGTGATCGACAACAGCCTGGCAGTCGACGCAGCCTGTAGCGGTAATCCGGGACCGATGGAGTATCGTGGAGTACACATTGCCAGCCGGCAGGAAATTTTTCATTTCGGCCCGATGAAAGGCACGAATAATATCGGTGAGTTTCTAGCCATCGTACACGGGTTGGCGTTGTTGAAAAACAAAGGTTTCGACATGCCTATTTACAGTGATAGCGCCAATGCGATCAGCTGGGTACGACAGAAGAAGTGCAAAACCAAACTTCCCCGCACTCCGGAAACGGAAGAACTGTTTTTATTGATTGAACGGGCAGAAAAATGGTTGCGGGGAAACACGTATACCACTCATATCCTGAAATGGGAAACGAAAGAATGGGGAGAAATTCCGGCCGACTTCGGCAGAAAATAA